The nucleotide sequence CCTGGGGCAATTCGACGGGGGCAATGACGGGTTTGCAATAGAAGAGCTTACTGCCGGGGACTGCGTGTCTCCTGACATGGAAAGCCCCTATGCCATCGATATAAACGGCATGGTGGCGCAGGGACGGCTGACCTTGAATTTTACCTATAGCCGGGACGAGTATGGAGCGGCAACCATTGAAGCTGTGGCGGCAGGCTTCAGAAAGCATCTCATCCGGGTGGCGGAGCATTGCGCCGCTAGGGACTACAGCGAAATGACCCCCAGCGATTTTACGTTCAAGCATTTAACACTTGATGCGCTGGCCAACGCGTTAAGCGGCATTGATGCGAGAAATGTAAAAGACGTATATCCGTTGTCGCCTATGCAGGAAGGGATGTTATACCATGCGCTGCTGGACAATGAATCCGCCGCGTATTTTGAGCAAACCATCCTGTCAGTGGAAGGCAGCCTGGATATGCGGCATATTCAGGAAAGCTTCAACCAGCTGGTCGCACGCTACGACATTCTCCGCACCGTTTTTGTCTCTGAGAAGGTAGCCAGGCCGCTGCAGGTTGTGCTGCGGGAACGGCGGGCCGATATTGCCCTTGAGGATGCCGCCGGTTTAACCGGCGCGGCGCAAATGTCATTCATTGAAAAATATAAAACGCAGGATAAAATGCGCGGCTTTGACCTGCGTAAAGATATGCCGATTCGTTTAAGCGTCATCCGGACGGCTGCGAAATCTTACAAGTTGATATGGAGCTTCCACCATATCATTATGGACGGCTGGTGCCTGGGCATTATCCTGAAGGACTTTTTGGACATTTATGCCTCTTTGCAAGAGGGCCGGCCGGCGGATTTAGGCGAAGTGTATCCGTACAGCGGCTACATCAAATGGCTTGCCGGACAGGACAATGAGGCGGCCGCGTCGTATTGGAGAGGATATGTAAGCGATTATGAAGTGCAGGCATCCCTTCCCCGAAACAACGGCACGCCGGAAATAGGAAAATATGAGCCGGAAGAGTTTGGCTTCACGCTGGATGCGGCGGCGCGAAAAGGCCTGGAGGATATCGCAAGGAACAACAACGTAACTCTGAGCACGCTTATGCAGGCCCTATGGGGTGTCATGCTGCTGCGGTATAACAATGCCGAGGATGTGGTTTTCGGTGCGGTTGTATCCGGCAGGCCCCACGAAATAGAGGGCGTGGAGAAAATGGTGGGGTTATTTATTAATACGCTGCCTGTACGCATAAAGTGTGACGGGCAAAAGAGCTTTGCCCGGCTGTTGCAGGAGGTTCAGCAGGCTGCGGTGGATTCGGAGCGGTACAGCTATTATCCGCTGGCGGAAATACAGGCGACCACGGCGTTGAAAAGCGCCCTTATCGACCACATCGTGGCTTTTGAGAATTACCCGGCGACAGAGATCAGAGATGCTAAGTCGGGGATTGCCATTGGCGGCATTGAGGCTTTCGAACAAACGAGCTACGATTTTAATCTGGTTATTATTCCCGGTAAAGAACTCCACATCAAATTTAGTTATAATGCGCAGGTATACAGCAGATCCTTTGTCGCCAGGCTGGAAGCGCATATGAAAGCAATGATAGCGAGCGTAATCGGCAATCCCGCCGCGGCGGTGAAAGACCTGAAGCTGCTTACGGCGGCAGAAGAAGAAGCACTCCTCTATCGCTTCAACGATACGGCGGCGGCATATCCCAAAAACAGGACGATTGCCGCCCTCTTTGCGGAACAGGCGCGGAAAACGCCTGACAATATTGCGGTGGCCTATGAGGATCAACAGCTGACGTACAGAGCTTTAAACGAAAAAGCAGCCTGCGTGGCGAGGGTGTTAAGAAATAAGGGCGTCAAAGCCAACAGCATTGTCGGCGTCATGGCGGAGCGCTCGCCGGAATTGATCATCGGACTGGTGGGGATCTTGCAGTCAGGCGGGGCGTATCTGCCAATCGACCCGGCATACCCGGCTGAGCGAATCAGCTATATGCTGGAAGACAGCGGGGCAGGCATCCTGCTAACGCAAAAACACCTGCTTGATAAAGCAGTATTCCCGGGTGAGACGATGGATCTGGAAGATCCGGAACTGTACTGGGGAGACGCTGCCGGGTTTGCCACGGAAAATACTTCACAGGATTTGGCGTATGTTATCTATACCTCCGGTTCAACCGGCAACCCGAAAGGGGTTGAAGTGCAGCACGCCAGCCTGGCCAATCTCGTCTACTGGCACCGGCGAGAATATGACATAACCCCTGCGGACAGAGCCACGCTGATAGCGGGGCAGGCCTTTGACGCCTCCGTCTGGGAAATATGGCCGTATTTAACGGCCGGCGCCGGCCTGTATATTCCGGATAACGCAACGCGATCTTCCCTGTCAGGCCTGATTCAATGGTTCAAGGACAATGCGATTACCGTCAGCTTTCTGCCGACGCCGCTGGCGGAAGCCTTACTGGCCGAAGCCTGGCCCGGCGGCATAGCGTTAAGGGCCATGCTGACAGGCGGCGATAAGCTGCATCGCAGACCCGCGCCGGACCTGCCCTTTGCGCTGTTCAATCATTACGGCCCCACGGAAAACACGGTAGTCGCGACCTGGGCCCGGGTTTTCCCTGATGCGCCCAAGGACATGCTGCCGCCGATCGGACGCCCTATTGACAATACAAAAGTCTATATTCTGGATCGGAACAACAATCTGCAGCCGGTCGGCGCGGCCGGCGAACTGTGCCTTTCAGGCGACAGCCTGGCCAGAGGGTATCTGAACCGGCCGGAGCTGACCGCGGAGAAGTTTGTGCCCAATCCCTTTATCCCCGGGGCAAGAATGTACAGGACGGGCGATCTGGCGCGCTGGCTGCCCCACGGCAACATTGAGTTTCTCGGCAGAATTGACCACCAGGTAAAGATCAGGGGCTTCCGGATCGAGCTGGGCGAAATAGAAAACCGGATTTTACAGCATGCCGCCGTGAAGGAAGCGGTGGTAATCGCCCGGGAAGATCAGCGGGGGGATAAATATCTGGCCGCATATATGGTGGCAAATCCTGCGCCGGAGACAGATGAGCTTAGGGAATACCTGTTAAAAGAGCTGCCTGAGTATATGGTGCCGCCGTATTTTGTCCAGCTTGACAATATGCCGTTAACGCCGAACGGCAAGATTGACCGGAAGGCGTTGCCCGAACCGGCCGGCCGGGGGATCGCGGGAGAAAGCTATACGGCGCCGAGAAATGACACCGACCGGAGGATTCAGGCGGTCTGGCAGGAAATACTGGGGATAGAGACGATAGGCATCGAAGATAACTTCTTTATGCTGGGGGGAAATTCGATCAAGGCTATCCAGGTTGTAGCCAAGCTGGCGCTGGATTTTGAGATAGGGATCAACGATATTTTCCAAAATCAGACCATCCGGACGCTGGCCGACGCAGTGAAATACTCCAAGGACAGGTTAAAAGAAACAATCGGCGCTTTAAATGAGGCGGCTGCGGCAAGGGCGGACAGCATTGGCTTTGATGGCGAATTGCGCAACAGGCTCAAAGAATACAGGATGAAAAACCGCAGATACCGGGACATAGACCTTGGGGAAAGGGAAGAGTACCGGAATATCCTGCTTGCGGGCAGCACGGGATATCTTGGCGTACACATTTTACGCCAATTGCTGGCAAACACCGATTACACCATTTATGTACCGGTAAGAGCGAAAAACGATGCGGAGGCGGAAGACCGGTTATGGTCCAAACTCAAATTTTACTTTAATTTCAGCAGGGCGGACAACGGAAGTCTGGCAAACAGAATACGCGTGTTTAGCGGCGACATCTCCAAAGAGAGCCTGGGCCTCAGTCCGGATGAATACATGAATCTGGCGGCCAAGATTGACTGCATTATCAATTCGGCGGCCAATGTAAAACATTACGGGCATTACGCCGAATTTTACGCGATCAATGTGCAGGGCAGCCAAAGGCTGATCGAATTTGCCAATACCGGCAGGAAAAAAGCATACAACTTTATATCCACCACGAGCGTGGGAAGCGGGTATGTGGACGGGGAAGCCAGGCTGCTGTTTACGGAATATGATTGTAATGTGGGCCAGCATTCCGATAATTACTATGTGGAAACGAAACTGGCGGCGGAAACAGCTTTGGCAAAGGCCAGGGGCGAGGGACTGACGGCGAATGTTTTCCGGGTCGGCAATCTGGTGTTTGATTCTGCCTCCGGCGTGTTTCAGGAAAATATAGAGGACAATGCGTTCTATACACTGCTGAAATCGCTGTTGAATATCGGGTATTTTCCGGAAATGCACCAGAAAACCATGAATTTTTCTTTTATTGATTTTGTCGCCAAAGCCATCGTCCTGCTGTTTGATAAGAAAAATTTACAAAATGAAACCTACCATTTGTTCAACAGCAAACAGGTCAGCATGGTTACCCTGGCTGAACTGATAAGCCGGGCAGGGGTTGCTGTCAACGTAATGCCGGTCAATGATTTTATAAAATATCTGTATGCAAAGTATGAGGATGAAACGGTGAAAAGCTACATTACCAGGGTTCTCGTTCATTCGAATATGTTTTTTGAGGGGGCAAGCAAAACCTCGTTTATCGTGCAAAACCAAAAAACGGAAAGCATTTTGCAGGCGCTGAACTTTACA is from Acetonema longum DSM 6540 and encodes:
- a CDS encoding non-ribosomal peptide synthetase translates to MGKEELTATEYALTAYQRDIWLEQCLYPGKPIYNLGGYMEIKGEMDVPALSRSIAAVIRHNDSFRSNIAKKNGEPCLKILPELAYEVPFHDFSQQENAYEYCLDWLNREFLTPMAFGENLFQFALVKCDAGTYFWLMKVHHIIIDGMGLSIMYRQVIENYNQLLAGASELDRITYSYTDFVAEHQRYLASAAFLNDKAFWQEKYRTIPEPLFSRNAESDDAAAGVTSDRISFAVKRSLYNQIIAFSEAQGCSVFHFLLAVLFLYFSRLCGKDEVVIGVPILNRSKAKYKQTLGLFANVMPLKLQPGKDLTFIQLMLYIRNELMECYRHQKLPFGEIYRTVFNGAVEKSNIYDLSLSYINRDFSENYHTASDYQIVSLSHRHERTALTIFVRDYNEERDVVFDFDYQTALFAKFVPIENVISHFSHLLAAVLANSGESFAEIEMMPEEERRKVLRAFNNTQAGYDRDKTIHALLEDQAEQRPERPAAVFEGRQLTYRALNARANQLARVLRHKGVKPDSIVGIMTERSLEMVIGVMAVLKAGGAYLPIDPNYPADRIQYMLQDSAAAILLTGRNLMQPPDYQGEVLDLEDGRLYQGEETNLDSVNTPEDLAYIIYTSGSTGNPKGVMIAHQGIANLKTFFQQTYQVGGQDRMLQFASSSFDASVWEMFTSLLAGATLYIVSRDTIHNYGEFTRFIAANGITIALLPPPYLTGIEPGDVPGLKRLITGGSAITKGLMEKWKDRRVYINAYGPTEATVIATTWKYSPEASGYGSVPIGVPISNTQIYILDGNNRLLPVGAAGELCIAGDGLARGYLNRPELTAEKFVPNPFSPGAKMYKTGDLARWLPDGNIEFLGRIDHQVKIRGFRIELGEIEARLLEHGAVKEAVVIARQDRAGEAYLAAYFTTSRAVETGELREALLKELPEYMVPSYFIQLDKMPLTGSDKIDRKALPEPDLSLAAAVEYMAPRDETEEILARIWQEVLKVERVGLKDHFFALGGDSIKAIQVLSRLNQYGLKLEMKDLFKHPAIGELSGYVKATSRKAVQAVVEGDIGLTPIQHWLFEQSFTDKHHFNQAVMLYRREGFDEAALRSVFVRLAEHHDALRIVAKEGRLFNRGTEAGLYTLETLDLREAENFREIMAAESGRLQRSMDLYNGPLVKAKLYQARDGDHLFLVIHHLVVDGISWRILLQDLFQGYTQALSQEAITFADKTDSFKEWSERLAAYADSRELLQEVPYWAGLEAIEVKPLIKDQSVAVRSYREHNTVQVKLTEEETATLLKRANAAYHTEINDLLLTALGLAVREWTGDARILINLEGHGREEIIRGVDVSRTVGWFTAQYPVILDMSGERELACRIKSVKESLRQIPNKGIGYGILKYLTSPGYKAALQFNLQPEISFNYLGQFDGGNDGFAIEELTAGDCVSPDMESPYAIDINGMVAQGRLTLNFTYSRDEYGAATIEAVAAGFRKHLIRVAEHCAARDYSEMTPSDFTFKHLTLDALANALSGIDARNVKDVYPLSPMQEGMLYHALLDNESAAYFEQTILSVEGSLDMRHIQESFNQLVARYDILRTVFVSEKVARPLQVVLRERRADIALEDAAGLTGAAQMSFIEKYKTQDKMRGFDLRKDMPIRLSVIRTAAKSYKLIWSFHHIIMDGWCLGIILKDFLDIYASLQEGRPADLGEVYPYSGYIKWLAGQDNEAAASYWRGYVSDYEVQASLPRNNGTPEIGKYEPEEFGFTLDAAARKGLEDIARNNNVTLSTLMQALWGVMLLRYNNAEDVVFGAVVSGRPHEIEGVEKMVGLFINTLPVRIKCDGQKSFARLLQEVQQAAVDSERYSYYPLAEIQATTALKSALIDHIVAFENYPATEIRDAKSGIAIGGIEAFEQTSYDFNLVIIPGKELHIKFSYNAQVYSRSFVARLEAHMKAMIASVIGNPAAAVKDLKLLTAAEEEALLYRFNDTAAAYPKNRTIAALFAEQARKTPDNIAVAYEDQQLTYRALNEKAACVARVLRNKGVKANSIVGVMAERSPELIIGLVGILQSGGAYLPIDPAYPAERISYMLEDSGAGILLTQKHLLDKAVFPGETMDLEDPELYWGDAAGFATENTSQDLAYVIYTSGSTGNPKGVEVQHASLANLVYWHRREYDITPADRATLIAGQAFDASVWEIWPYLTAGAGLYIPDNATRSSLSGLIQWFKDNAITVSFLPTPLAEALLAEAWPGGIALRAMLTGGDKLHRRPAPDLPFALFNHYGPTENTVVATWARVFPDAPKDMLPPIGRPIDNTKVYILDRNNNLQPVGAAGELCLSGDSLARGYLNRPELTAEKFVPNPFIPGARMYRTGDLARWLPHGNIEFLGRIDHQVKIRGFRIELGEIENRILQHAAVKEAVVIAREDQRGDKYLAAYMVANPAPETDELREYLLKELPEYMVPPYFVQLDNMPLTPNGKIDRKALPEPAGRGIAGESYTAPRNDTDRRIQAVWQEILGIETIGIEDNFFMLGGNSIKAIQVVAKLALDFEIGINDIFQNQTIRTLADAVKYSKDRLKETIGALNEAAAARADSIGFDGELRNRLKEYRMKNRRYRDIDLGEREEYRNILLAGSTGYLGVHILRQLLANTDYTIYVPVRAKNDAEAEDRLWSKLKFYFNFSRADNGSLANRIRVFSGDISKESLGLSPDEYMNLAAKIDCIINSAANVKHYGHYAEFYAINVQGSQRLIEFANTGRKKAYNFISTTSVGSGYVDGEARLLFTEYDCNVGQHSDNYYVETKLAAETALAKARGEGLTANVFRVGNLVFDSASGVFQENIEDNAFYTLLKSLLNIGYFPEMHQKTMNFSFIDFVAKAIVLLFDKKNLQNETYHLFNSKQVSMVTLAELISRAGVAVNVMPVNDFIKYLYAKYEDETVKSYITRVLVHSNMFFEGASKTSFIVQNQKTESILQALNFTWPGLDREKTELMMAHCKKVGFI